AGCAAAAATTGACGATTAATCTGATCAGTCATGGCACGCGCTCTTGTGTAATGGGAGGTAGGTCAAGCAGCGTACGTGATAGTCGTTGGCCGGGATTCCGGCAAGGTTTGTGAGTCTGGCGAATGCGCTTCAATCTACCTCGGTGATGAAGTCACCACGGGCTTAATCACTTGGATGCATAAGTCTCTAACCGGGGCGGTAATAGTGCTGACATAGGTCATTCGGCGCTGGCTAGACTGATCCATCGAAATGAATCGAAGGAGACAGACATGACGATGAATTTTTCCGGTCAAGTGGCTTTGGTCACTGGGGCTGCCGCTGGCATCGGTCGCGCTACTGCGCTGGCGTTTGCTGCCGAGGGCTTAAAGGTAGTAGTGGCGGATCTGGACAGCGAGGGCGCGCTAGGCACCGTCGAGTTGATCCACGCAGCACATGGCGAGGCGCTATTTGTCCGTTGTAACGTGACTCAAGAAGCCGATGTAAAAAATATGATGGAGCAGGCTGTCAGTGCTTACGGTCGTGTGGATTATGCGTTCAATAACGCTGGTATCGAGATAGAAAAAGGTCGTTTGCCAGAGGGCAGCGAAGCTGAATTCGACGCGATCATGGGCGTTAACGTAAAAGGCGTATGGCTGTGCATGAAATATCAATTACCGCTGATGATGGCTCAAGGCGGTGGGTCGATTGTTAATACGGCTTCAGTAGCTGGCTTGGGAGCCGCGCCGAAAATGAGTATTTACAGCGCCTCCAAGCACGCTGTAATTGGCCTGACAAAGTCTGCCGCGATCGAATTCGCGAAAAAGAAAATCCGCGTCAATGCAGTCTGTCCGGCAGTGATCGATACCGACATGTATCGCCGTGCTCATGAGGCTGATCCGAAAAAAGCCGAGTTTGTTGCCGTTATGCATCCTGTTGGGCGCATTGGTACGGTCGATGAAATCGCAAGCGCGGTGCTTTACCTCTGCAGCGACGGTGCCAGTTTCATTACTGGGCACGCATTGGCCGTCGACGGTGGTGTGACGGCGATTTGATCTTCTACGCAAGGAGATTTTTTGCGGGCAAGTGTGCTCCACAGTATCTGTGTCCATCCGATATTTAATGTCGGATCGAGATGCTACCGGAGTCGGCTTGCCGACGATGGCAATGGCCCTACCGTACTGGGTGCCGCTCTGGACTGTGATCGGCTAAGCTCGCTGCTTAGGGCTGCCGATGTGTCTGGGGGTGTAGATGGATTCCTTGTGGTTCGCTTATCCGTTGGCGAGCGCTTCGCTGTTTTTAGTGATCGACTTAATCGTATGGCAATGGGTTGCGCCTCGTTTTATGCGCCGCAAAATGGTGGTGCGGCTGGCGCTTTTTCTCTTGTTCAGTGTGGCCTTGCTTAACGGCGGTTTGAGCCCGTTATTTCCAGTCCCCGATGGATTTACCCCGGCGCGAAACACGTTGGCGACCTTGCTGGCCATCACTTGGTGGTTGTTTGGCGCGCGGGCTCTGACCGCTTTGGCGGTGGTCATATTAGAGCCACGCATCGGGGGCAAGGGGCATCTACTTCAGGATCTGATGGGTGCCATCATTTTTTTGGTCGCGATCGTTGCCGCAGCGGCTTACGTCCTTGATCTACCGGTCAGGGGCTTGCTCGCCACGTCGGGGGCGGTGGCAATTATCTTAGGTCTGGCTGTGCAGAGTACGCTGGGTGATGTGTTCTCTGGCATTGTGCTCAACGCCACCAAACCGTTTCGCGTTGACGATGTGATCAGTGTCGACGGCGTCGAAGGTAAGGTCATCGAAATTGACTGGCGCTCGACCTACCTGCTGACCTCTGAAGGCAGCACGGTGGTTATTCCCAATGCCATGGCGGCCAAGATGCGCATCGCAAACCTCAGCCGCCCGGATCATTTTCATTCGGTAGTGCTGACCATCGAATTGCCGGTGCGCTTGCGCCCGAGTTTGGTGCTGGATTCTCTGGATAAAGCTATCCAGGGTTGCCGGGAGTTGCTGGTCAAGCCCAAAGGCAGTGCTGTGGTTAAAACGTCTGGTTTGCGTAGCGTTGAATATGAGGTAACGGGCTACGTTAAATCCAGGGATCGCCGTGGTGCGGTGCGTAATCAGCTGTATGACTTGATATACCGTCAACTGAACGCATCTGAAACCATCCGTCAAAATAGAACACAGCTGCAGGCAGCAACTCGTCAATTGGCGGCACTCAACAGCGTCAGCGCACTGAGAGGACTCAGCGAAGAAGATCGTGCTGAGCTTGAACGACACATGCGTATAAGTTCGTTTCCAGCGGGGGCGATCATTCTCCCTCAAGGTGCGGTGCCCGAGTCGCTTTTGATCATCGAGTCAGGGGTGGTATCGGTGGACATCGAACGCACGGAAGGCTGGTGCGAGTTAGGCCGAATGGGACCGGGGGAGTTAATAGGCGAGAGCGGAATTATCGACCAATCTGCGTCGGTGGTGCGTTTCACTGCCCGTACCGATTGCTTGGTTTATCACCTTGACGCTAAAGACCTTGAACCCTGGTTAGATGAACATCCTGAGCTGCGAGGCGCGTTGGTTGGTCTGGCGCGTTTTCGCGCCCAGGCCAGGGCTGCGATGTTGCAGCAATACAAGCCCGTTGAAATGGCGCCAGGCGGTTTCTTGCATTGGTTGCGTAAAAGCGTGAACCGGACGCAGCCACCCCCTTAACAGACGGTCGGTTTGACGCGCCGATTAGGGGGGCAGAGGTTTCAGTTGGCCGCTGCTGCCGTCACGCTGTCGCGTGACAAGTAGCGTTCCAGTTCAGAAATACCGGTTGGCAGATCCAGTGATGCACCGGCATGGCGCATGCTTGAGCCCAAGGCGTGCAGCGTTCGAAACAAGTTATGCACCCGGCTTTGCTCTCCCATCTGGCCGATACGCACGATGTTTAAGCCAAACGATCCAGAAATTTCGACTCGGTGAACCGCAGTCATATGGTCTCTGACGACGTCCGCAGAAACCCCGTCCGGTACTTTGATTCCGATCACTGAATTAAGACGTACTTCTTCGGGCACCAAGAGTTCGAGTCCCATAGCTTGCATGCCCGCTTGCAGCGCTTTCGAACACAGCTCATGGCGACGGAACCGGCGCGGCAGGGTTTCTTCACAGACCAGGTGCAGTGCTTCGTGCAGCGCCAGAATCCCGGAAACCGGGGCGGTGTAGTGGTACGAACGCTTGTTCCAGAACTTATCAGCCAAGATCGCGTCCAGGCACCAATGAGCGATAGGTTGCTTGCGCGCTTCGATGCGTTCCCATGCGAAGTCGGAAAACGCCAGCAGCGAGACGCCGGGAATTGACGACAAGCCCTTTTGACCACCGGTGATCACTGCATCGACTTGCCATTCGTCCATGTCGAACGGCATCGTGCTCAGCGTACAGACCGCATCGACAATCACTGCGCAATCGTAGGAATGCGCCAGCCGGGAGATGGTTTCCAACTCGCGGTTATAAACCGTGTTTGAGGTTTCGCCCTGAACGATGGTCAGCGTGCGGAAATCGCCCTGTTTCAGATACTGCTCAACGATTTCAGGATTGGCCGCCTGGTTGTCCGGTACTTCCAGCACGGTCACAATTCCCCCGACGCGGGAGGACATCTCGGCCATGCGTCGGCTGAAGTAGCCATTGGTGATCGACAGCACCTTGCTGCCCGGCGTCACCAAATTACATATCGCCATCTCCATCGCTGCCGAGCCCGGTCCGGCTACGCCCAATACATGCTTGGACGCCGTTTGGAACACGTAGGCGCCCATGTCCTTGACCTGATCTACGACCCGGTTCATGACGTCGCCCAGGTGATTGATGACGATTGAGTTGGCGTACGCGACTTTGTGCGGCAGCGGCACAGGTCCGGCACCCATCATCAATAGGGGTTCCTGAGGCAGAATTTGGTCGAGCGCAATGATAGAAGACGGAATTTTAATGTTCATGACGTTCTTTATTGAGCGAAAAAATAGGGGCGCTACTCAGTCAGCGGAGCGCTGTTTCAGACGTGGCTGAGCATACTCCAACTGAGCCTTCCGTTCATGCCGCGCATGGCTTTGGAGGGGAACAGCCGGGCAGTTTTGTGGTTAACTGCCTCATCGAAATCTGGGGGCAGTGAGAAATCATGGATTTTCATCACACTCGACTACGCACTGATCAACCGACACTTCACCCACAGCGGCTGCAGGTCGGCGACGCCGTTGCGCTGGTTTCGCCCGCAGGGCCTGTGGCCCAAGCCCGAGTGGAAGCGGCAGTCAACGTGTTGATGAGTTGGGGCCTGCAGCCCCGCGTTTACCCTCATGCGCTGGATAAGTATTCGTTTTACGCGGGCAGCGATGAGCAGCGTGCGGCAGACCTAAACGACGCGTTAGCCGATCCTGAGATTCGCGCGGTGATCTGTAACCGTGGTGGTTATGGCGTACAGCGCATTATCGAACACCTCGATTTTGACGCGGTTCGGCGTGACCCGAAACTGGTGCTGGGTTTTTCTGACATCACCGCGCTGCATGCAGCCCTTTGGTGTAACGCACGCTTGGCGACGATTCATGGTCCGGTAGGGGTTCAGCTTGAGCGGGGAGGTCTGACCAACAGCAGCGTCAAGCACACACTGATGACCACCGAACCGACGCTGATCCAGACCGACCCGAAGGAGTCCACGGCAGGGGTTCGCAGAGAAGGTAGCGTTAATGGACTATTGCTCGGTGGCAATTTGAGCTTGCTGAGCACGTCGGTGGGTACGCCGTTCATGCCTGATTTGAATGGCGCGATCCTGCTACTTGAGGACGTGGGTGAATCGGCCTACCGGGTTGATCGATTGCTCACCCATTTGCGCAATTGCGGCATCCTGCAACGGGTGGCGGGTATCGCGGTGGGACAGTTCAGTGAACCGCTGGGAATATCTGGCCAAGTCACCCTGGCGGATGTGCTGCGCGAGCGATTGTGTGACCTTGGAATTCCAGTACTGGGCGGGCTGTCCATCGGTCATGGTGATCCGAACATCGCGGTGCCGCTAGGTACTTACGCTACGCTGGATGCCGATGCAGGCACCCTGTGGGTTTCGCCTGCGTGCTACTGAGCACCATCACGCAATACTTCAATGCATGGCCGACACACAGCATTCTAAAAACGACGGACGGCTAGCTTTTTGCCATTATTCCGGCGCCAGAGGCTTGTGCTAGGACGATCCCATTGAGAATCTGCACATGCATAGAATGGCTTGATTCATAGCCTGAGCACCTTTGACATTCAAATGGGAATTGAGCGCTATGATTTCGGCCGTGCAAGCACGATTTGCTAATCTCGGAATGGCGAAGAAGCTGGGGATTGGTTTTACGCTAGTTCTGTTGTTGACCGCCTTGGTTGCTGCCATTGGTGTTTGGTCGCTGCAGACCATCAGCGTGCGTTTCGATGGCCTCAAGCAGATGTCCACCCTAAACAGCGGGCTGCTAAAAGTACGTTTGCAGGAACAGGATTATGCGCTGCACGGCGACCCAAAATTGGTCGAAAGCCTTCACGCAGGCATCGACGCTCTGAACGCATTGGCTGAGCAACTTAAAGCTCAGTCGGATGACAACAAAACCGTGATGGGCCAAGTACAGACCGCGCTTACGGCTTACCGTAAATCCTTTGATCAATTCGTCAGCATCAGCCAAAGCAAAGACTTGGCACTTGAAATGGCCAGCTGGTCGGTTTCCAGCGTGGCTAATAACCTCGATGTTCTGCAAAGTGGTTTGGCCGATGACGGCGCCTACGCGTTGAAACAGTCGCAAGGCAAGGATGGATCTGAATTCATTGAACAAGCCAATCAGGTCAGCCAGGTTTCGCGGCTAATGCTCCAAGCTATGGATGAGGCCCGAGTGCGCCTCAATCAAAGCCGCAAACAGGGCTCTGGCGAACCGCCTAAAGAAGGCAAGATCGAACAGGCAGACCAGGCATTGGTCTTGGCCGAGCAGTTAAAAGGCGTGGTCAAGGATTCGGGCTATTTGACCGTCCTCACTGAGTGCGCCACGCATATTGCGAACTTCACTGACAAATTAAACGAATACACTGGTTTGCTTGCCAATGAAGCACAAGTAAATGCGCAGTTGGCCGACAACGCCAAGCAGGTTGTACAGCGGGTGAACGAGGCTTATGCGGCCCAAGATCTGGCGATGCAAACCCAACTTAAAACCAACTCCATTCAGATCATTGGCTCGTCGGTACTGGCGTTATTGGTGGGATTCATTGCTGCGTGGATCATCACGCGGTTGATCGTGGCGCCGTTACGCAGCGTGATTCGTGCCGCTCAGCAGATTGCTTCGGGCGATCTGAGCGCGACAGTCGCGGTGAGTCGTCGTGATGAGATTGGCCAACTGATGCTAGCCATGCAGCAAATGGGCGCGAGTCTGAGCGGTATCGTCAGTGGCTTGCAGGCTGGGATCGAGCAACTGGCAACGTCCGCCCATTCGCTGTCTGCGGTGACCGAGCAAACCAACCTGGAGGTCAATAGCCAGCGCGAAGAGACCGAGCAAGTCGCCACCGCCATGAACCAAATGACCGCCACCGTTCACGATGTGGCGCGCAACGCCGAAGAAGCCGCGCTAGCCGCGCAAACCGCTGACGACAAGGTCGAAAGTGGTCAGAAAGTGGTTCGTCAAAGCATGCAGCGGATCGAGGCGCTTGCTGTTTCTTCTACCTCTGCCAGCCAAAGCATCGAGAACCTCAGTGCCGAGATTCATAACATTGGCAAAGTGCTTGGGGTGATCAAAAGTGTGGCCGAGCAAACCAATTTGCTGGCGCTTAACGCGGCCATCGAAGCTGCTCGCGCCGGAGAGCAGGGACGTGGTTTTGCCGTAGTCGCTGACGAGGTCCGAGCGCTGGCCAAGCGCACGCAGCAATCTACCGAAGAAATCGAACGCTTGGTCGTCAGTCTCCAGAGTGGAGCGCAGTCTTCTGTTGCACAGATTCAGAGCAGCGGTGAATTGGTGAAAATGGCGGTCAGCGACGCTCTAGAAACCGAGAGTGCTTTGGGCAGCATCGCCGCAGCGGTGTCATTGATACAGCAAATGAACCAGCAAATCGCCGCAGCGGCCGAGCAGCAAAGTTCAGTTGCCGAAGAGATCAATCGCAGCGTTACCAGTATCCGCGCCAGTGCTGATCAATCGGCTATGGCCATGCAGGGCAACGCAGCATCTAGCATTGAGCTGGCGCAGTTAGGTACCGAGCTTAAAGGAATGGTGGGTCACTTCCGGCTTTGAGGATCTGTCGGGATATGCCGCCCGGTTTCCAGCGCAGTCATTTTGCATTGGCGGCGCAAGATGTTTAGGCGCTGCCGAAGGCTAAATTTGGTCACCAAATCCTGAGCGGTATTGCGGCAGTGGCCGGCCTTAATTGAATCGCAGCTTTGGGCAGCCTCTACAGATTTCAGCCTTTACGGCTATTCAAAATCATCAAGGTCAGCACCCCAGCCACAATTCCCCAAAATGCCGAGCCAATGGAAAATAACGTCAAGCCTGACGCAGTGACCATAAAAGTGACCAGCGCGGCTTCACGTTCTTTAGGTTCGTTCATGGCGATGGTCAGGCCGTTGATGATTGAGCCAAACAACGCCAGCGCAGCAATCGACAGCACTAACTCTTTGGGCAGTGCAGCAAATAACGCGGCCAGTGTTGCGCCAAACACCCCAGCAATCCCGTAAAAAATTCCACACCAGACCGCAGCGGTGTATCGCTTGTCGCGGTCTTCGTGGGCGTGCGGACCGGTGCAGATCGCTGCGCTGATGGCCGCCAGGTTTATGCCATGAGAGCCAAATGGCGCCAACAACAACGAAGCCAGACCGGTCGCTGAAATTAGCGGTGAAGCCGGAACCATATAACCGTCGGCCCGCAATACCGCTATTCCCGGCATGTTTTGCGACGTCATTGCCACTACAAACAACGGGATGCCAATGCTAATAGTCGCCGCTAGCGAGAACGATGGCGTAGTCCAAATCGGCGTTGCCACTTCCAGTGAAAACCCGCTGAAATCCAGTAACCCGAGCACGCCAGACACGGCCGTGCCCACGACTAACGCGGCGAGTACCGCATAGCGCGGCGACCCACGCTTTATCAGTAAATAGCAGAAGAACATGCTCAGCACCAAGCCGGTTCGGTGTTGCGCCGCGATAAATATTTCACTGCCGATCTTAAACAGAATCCCTGCCAGCAACGCTGCTGCCAGCGAGGCAGGTATACGCTTTACCATGCGCTCGAAACTGCCGGTAATGCCGCACAATGTCACCAGCACGGCACAGGTGATGAACGCCCCGATCGCCTCGCCGTAGGACACTCCTCCAAGGCTGGTGATCAACAGCGCTGCACCCGGTGTCGACCATGCCACCGTGATCGGCGTGCGGTAACGCAACGACAGGCCGATGCTGCAAAGCGCCATACCAATGAACAATGCCCAGATCCAGGATGAAATTTGCGCACTGGTTAAACCGGCTGCTTGACCCGCTTGAAACATCAGCACCAATGAACTGGTGCAGCCGGTCATCATGGCGATGAACCCGGCGACTACCGCAGAGGGTGAGCTGTCGGCAAACGGCCGCAGGCGAACGGGGCTAGTGACATCGGTCATACGGGTATTCCTTAACATTGTTCGGCGTAGCGCAAGCCTAAACCTGGTCAGCAACGGATGCTGCGATACAGCGAGGCTCACAATGAGCCGTACAGTCAAAAAAAACCGACGATAACGACGTAGTTACAGCCATCTGCTTGAAAGCGAACCTGGCGCGATATACTCGCACCCTGTTTGAATCATGCAGCACGTTTTGGTTAAAGCGTGCGGTAGGGGTTATTAAAGGCGCATTGCGGGGAGTGGTGTATGTATACGGTTTATGGCGATTACAACTCAGGCAATTGCTACAAGATCAAATTAATGCTCAACCTTTTGCGGATCGAATACCGATGGGTGGCGGTGGATATCCTTGGCGGTGAAACCGAGACGCCGGCGTTTCTGGCGATGAACCCTAATGGCAAGATTCCAGTGCTGGAATTGGGAGACGGCACGTATTTGTGGGAATCCAACGCGATCCTGAATTTTCTTGCCGATGGCAGCCGCTACTTGCCCAGCGAGCCACGCTTGCGCACTCAGGTTTTGCAATGGCAGTTTTTTGAACAGTACAGCCATGAACCGTACATCGCGGTCGCCCGGTTTATTCAGTTCTACTTAGGGCTGCCGCAAGAGCGCATGGAGGAATACCGCACCCTGCAGAAAGCTGGCTATCGCGCCCTGGCGGTCATGGAGCAGCAACTTGCCCGTACGCTATTTTTAGTAGGCGATTCGTTCTCCATCGCTGACGTTGCACTTTATGCGTATACCCACGTTGCCAATCAAGGTGGCTTTGACCTTGAAGTGTATCCGGCAGTCCGGCACTGGCTCGCACGGGTAGCGCAGCAGCCGGGCTATGTTGGAATGTTGGACTGATGTTGATGCTGAAGGAGTAATTACCATGCGTTATCTGATGACGATTGTTATGACGTTGGGCATCGGCTTGGCGAACGTGCCAACCGCGCTGGCCGACGACTGTGAGGCCAATCAGACGGCCATGAATGCCTGTGCTGGCCGAGACTTGGCCAATGCTGATGCAGATTTGAATCGGCAGTACCAGGCGCAGATGGCTTATCTGAAAACCCCGGCACGCAAACTGGCGCTGAAAAACGCTCAGATAAAGTGGATTGCTTTTCGTGAGGCCGATTGTTTATACCAAGTCGGCAAGCCCGAGGACTCGGGCTCGATCTGGCCACTGCTGCATGCGCAGTGCATGGCTGCTCTGACCCTGCAGCGGGTGGAACAGTTGAAAGCGTATGGAGCCTGTCGACAGGCTGGATGCCCTGACTAACCGTCGGTGCCGCGTTGTCTGCACACGTAAGACCTGTAGTAGGGGCAGAAGGCTGCGGTAAGGGCGACACTGCTTAGCTTTCAGCGTTGTTCGAAGGCGACTGTCCTCTGTTGAACAGCAGCCTTCGGCTCCTGCGACGTTATTGCGCTGCTCAGTTAGACAGCCGCAAAGCGCTGTTGCAGGTAGTTGATGATCACTTTGGATTCGTACATCCAAACAATCTGACCGTTTTCTTCGATTCGCAGGCACGGCACTTTGATCTTGCCGCCTTCGGCGAGAAGCGTTTGACGGTCCATTTCGTTGTTCTTCGCATCACGCAATGCCACGGGCACATTCAGACTGCGCAGTGCGCGGCGTGTTTTTACACAGAAGGGGCAGGCGTGGAACTGATACAAGATCAGGTGTTGCGCGGATTGGTCGACAGAAGCTTGAGCAGCCGGAGTACGCTGTTTTTTGCTCGGACGAGTGACAAAATCGATTAACAGGACGAGCTGGCCCAAGCCAACCCTCAAAGCCTTCATGAACACGGTGAAGCCTCATATAGGGATAAAAACGGAAAGCAAGTCGTTCAGGTATGCAGGATTGTAGTCTTGCTATGTTTGAAGACAGTCATTTGATAAGACTAAGAAATTCGCTGCGAGTGGCCGCATTTTCACGAAACTCGCCCAGCATCACGGACGTTATCATTGATGAGTTTTGCTTTTCGACGCCGCGCATCATCATGCACATGTGCTTTGCTTCAATCACTACGGCTACACCCAATGCCCCCGTGACCTGATAGATCGCTTCGGCCACCTGGCGGCTTAGATTCTCTTGGATTTGTAATCGGCGCGCATACATGTCAACGATACGGGCGACTTTAGACAAGCCGAGCACTTTGCCGTTGGGGATGTAGGCGACGTGAGCTTTGCCGATAAAAGGCAGCAAATGGTGTTCACACAATGAATACAACTCAATGTCTTTGACCAGGACCATTTCACTGGCGTCAGAGCTAAAAAGAGCACCATTGGTGACTTCTTCAAGGGTTTGTTCATATCCGCGGCACAGGTACTTCATGGCCTTGGCTGCACGCTTGGGTGTATCGATCAATCCTTCGCGAGAGACGTCCTCACCCAATTGACCCAAAATCGCGGTGTAATTCTGTTCCAATGTCACAGGGCGGTGTTTCCGTGTGGATTCAATGATGGCCGACATAGTAGCGTACGCAAGCGGGCAGGTGTATCGCTGCGGCTTGGAAGCCAAGCTTCGGCTCCACTGAAGTGGCATTAATCGCAGTTAATTCATAACTTTACCCAACCTTTACAGTCGTCGCCTCATCATATTCTCGAATACGCTGTCTGAATTATCAGGTAACAAAAACCTGCCGTTAAGAGAGTGAATGAAATGAGTCGACTCGTAAAAGTTGCGATTTTGGTAGCCGTATTTTCATCGATGTCCGGCTGTTTCTTCGGGCCTTGGCATGATGGTCACTGGCATGATCACCGGTACGCCGACGGTCGCCGTTACTGATCTCCGGCCGGGCCAGAATGTTGAAGGTCAGATAGATACGATCCAGCCAGCACTTGGAAGGCCGTGACCAGAGGAGCTACTCGTCACGGCCTTCCATCATGGTGCGCTTGAGAACGACATAAACCGCCCCCGCGCCCCCATGCTTCGCCAAGCAAGAGCAGAAACCGAGCACCTGGGCGTGTTGACGTAACCACGTATTGACGTGGCTTTTGATCAGCGGCCTTTTACCATCGAGTCGAACCGATTTGCCGTGGGTTACCCGCACACAGCGGATTTCCAGTTTGGTGGCCTCTGCCAAGAATTCCCACAAGGTTTCGCGTGCGACCTCCACTGTCATGCCGTGCAAGTCCAAGCTGCCCTCGAAACTGATTTGGCCAAGCTTGAGCTTTCGCATTTGGCCTTCTTGGACCCCGTCTCGCGACCAGTTGAGTTCATCTTCGGGGCCTACATCGATCACAAACTGGTCTGACAAACCGTCAACTGTTACCGAGTCGGTACGAACGGTTGCAGCTTGGCGCAATTTGGCGAGGTGTTTGCGGTCCGCCTTGGGTTTGCCAATATCTGCATGGACTTGCTTTATCGGCTTTACGCCACGGATCTCATTCTTAAACAGGGAAAAGTCGTCGTCTTGCATGTGAGCCTCCGCGCGGGAGGACTAGTTTACCCAAGTCACGGCGCACCCTGCGTGACAAAAAAATTTTTACCGAGCCTCGCTTGTGCTGCAGGCTAAACGCTATGGGTTTAATCGTGCTTCTTCATCAAGTGCGGGGACATGTTCAGTGAACCGGTCCGGCGCAGACGGCGGCGGCAGCGGCGCCACAACCAAACAGCCACATACAACACAAATACGCCGGCGACAACGACCAATAAGGCGCCAAGCGGGCTGGCGTTAAGGTCTCCCAATGCGGGCGGGTGACCAATTAAACTCGCGATACCCGCCAAAATCAGCAATACCCCGCATGTTGCCAGCAGCGCAGCAAATACAGCGCCCAAGCGCATCAGCCAATTACCTGAACCTTTGGGGCGAAGGCGACGAGCATCGAAACCATCGGATATTTTCATTCCGACTTTTCCTCTCAGAGTATCGGCGCTCTGACCATTTTATGATCGCATGGTTCCCGATTAGGGGCGTTCAACGGCAAATGCAATTGATCAATGGATGAGCGGTTTATGGCGCGGCGGTGTTCGAGCTGGTGCTGGCCACGCCCATGCTGACGAATTAAGTTACGGCTTAGATCAACTCTGCGGTCAAAGCAAGCGTGGCAAAGTTATCGGCCATGATCGCCATTTCGGTTTGGTGGACGACCTCAGCGCTGATGACCCCCTGTTTGCTTGGCAGGTTGCGGGTAGCGCAGGCATCTTCAACCAGCGTGCAACGATAGCCGTAGTCTTTGGCGGCGCGCACCGTGGTGCTGATGCTTGAATGACTCATGAAGCCGCACACGATCAGGTCGAGGTGCCCAAGGCTTTGCAGCAAATCATCCAACCCTGTGCCATTGAAGGCATTAGGCAGGCGCTTTTCAACAAGATGTTCTTCACCTTGAGGCAAGAGTTGCGGGAGCATTTCGCCGCGTTCACCCTGCGGATCGAACAAGCCGCCTACCGTACCCAAATGGCGGATATGCACGATAGGCCGATTAGCGGCACGGGCAGCAACGACCAATTTACAGATATTGGCGACCGCTTCGTTCACGCCGGTCAGGGCCAGAGGGCC
The nucleotide sequence above comes from Pseudomonas sp. AB6. Encoded proteins:
- a CDS encoding SDR family oxidoreductase, with translation MTMNFSGQVALVTGAAAGIGRATALAFAAEGLKVVVADLDSEGALGTVELIHAAHGEALFVRCNVTQEADVKNMMEQAVSAYGRVDYAFNNAGIEIEKGRLPEGSEAEFDAIMGVNVKGVWLCMKYQLPLMMAQGGGSIVNTASVAGLGAAPKMSIYSASKHAVIGLTKSAAIEFAKKKIRVNAVCPAVIDTDMYRRAHEADPKKAEFVAVMHPVGRIGTVDEIASAVLYLCSDGASFITGHALAVDGGVTAI
- a CDS encoding mechanosensitive ion channel family protein, with product MDSLWFAYPLASASLFLVIDLIVWQWVAPRFMRRKMVVRLALFLLFSVALLNGGLSPLFPVPDGFTPARNTLATLLAITWWLFGARALTALAVVILEPRIGGKGHLLQDLMGAIIFLVAIVAAAAYVLDLPVRGLLATSGAVAIILGLAVQSTLGDVFSGIVLNATKPFRVDDVISVDGVEGKVIEIDWRSTYLLTSEGSTVVIPNAMAAKMRIANLSRPDHFHSVVLTIELPVRLRPSLVLDSLDKAIQGCRELLVKPKGSAVVKTSGLRSVEYEVTGYVKSRDRRGAVRNQLYDLIYRQLNASETIRQNRTQLQAATRQLAALNSVSALRGLSEEDRAELERHMRISSFPAGAIILPQGAVPESLLIIESGVVSVDIERTEGWCELGRMGPGELIGESGIIDQSASVVRFTARTDCLVYHLDAKDLEPWLDEHPELRGALVGLARFRAQARAAMLQQYKPVEMAPGGFLHWLRKSVNRTQPPP
- a CDS encoding alanine--glyoxylate aminotransferase family protein; translation: MNIKIPSSIIALDQILPQEPLLMMGAGPVPLPHKVAYANSIVINHLGDVMNRVVDQVKDMGAYVFQTASKHVLGVAGPGSAAMEMAICNLVTPGSKVLSITNGYFSRRMAEMSSRVGGIVTVLEVPDNQAANPEIVEQYLKQGDFRTLTIVQGETSNTVYNRELETISRLAHSYDCAVIVDAVCTLSTMPFDMDEWQVDAVITGGQKGLSSIPGVSLLAFSDFAWERIEARKQPIAHWCLDAILADKFWNKRSYHYTAPVSGILALHEALHLVCEETLPRRFRRHELCSKALQAGMQAMGLELLVPEEVRLNSVIGIKVPDGVSADVVRDHMTAVHRVEISGSFGLNIVRIGQMGEQSRVHNLFRTLHALGSSMRHAGASLDLPTGISELERYLSRDSVTAAAAN
- a CDS encoding LD-carboxypeptidase, producing MDFHHTRLRTDQPTLHPQRLQVGDAVALVSPAGPVAQARVEAAVNVLMSWGLQPRVYPHALDKYSFYAGSDEQRAADLNDALADPEIRAVICNRGGYGVQRIIEHLDFDAVRRDPKLVLGFSDITALHAALWCNARLATIHGPVGVQLERGGLTNSSVKHTLMTTEPTLIQTDPKESTAGVRREGSVNGLLLGGNLSLLSTSVGTPFMPDLNGAILLLEDVGESAYRVDRLLTHLRNCGILQRVAGIAVGQFSEPLGISGQVTLADVLRERLCDLGIPVLGGLSIGHGDPNIAVPLGTYATLDADAGTLWVSPACY
- a CDS encoding methyl-accepting chemotaxis protein codes for the protein MGASLSGIVSGLQAGIEQLATSAHSLSAVTEQTNLEVNSQREETEQVATAMNQMTATVHDVARNAEEAALAAQTADDKVESGQKVVRQSMQRIEALAVSSTSASQSIENLSAEIHNIGKVLGVIKSVAEQTNLLALNAAIEAARAGEQGRGFAVVADEVRALAKRTQQSTEEIERLVVSLQSGAQSSVAQIQSSGELVKMAVSDALETESALGSIAAAVSLIQQMNQQIAAAAEQQSSVAEEINRSVTSIRASADQSAMAMQGNAASSIELAQLGTELKGMVGHFRL
- a CDS encoding benzoate/H(+) symporter BenE family transporter, with amino-acid sequence MTDVTSPVRLRPFADSSPSAVVAGFIAMMTGCTSSLVLMFQAGQAAGLTSAQISSWIWALFIGMALCSIGLSLRYRTPITVAWSTPGAALLITSLGGVSYGEAIGAFITCAVLVTLCGITGSFERMVKRIPASLAAALLAGILFKIGSEIFIAAQHRTGLVLSMFFCYLLIKRGSPRYAVLAALVVGTAVSGVLGLLDFSGFSLEVATPIWTTPSFSLAATISIGIPLFVVAMTSQNMPGIAVLRADGYMVPASPLISATGLASLLLAPFGSHGINLAAISAAICTGPHAHEDRDKRYTAAVWCGIFYGIAGVFGATLAALFAALPKELVLSIAALALFGSIINGLTIAMNEPKEREAALVTFMVTASGLTLFSIGSAFWGIVAGVLTLMILNSRKG
- a CDS encoding glutathione S-transferase family protein, which produces MYTVYGDYNSGNCYKIKLMLNLLRIEYRWVAVDILGGETETPAFLAMNPNGKIPVLELGDGTYLWESNAILNFLADGSRYLPSEPRLRTQVLQWQFFEQYSHEPYIAVARFIQFYLGLPQERMEEYRTLQKAGYRALAVMEQQLARTLFLVGDSFSIADVALYAYTHVANQGGFDLEVYPAVRHWLARVAQQPGYVGMLD
- a CDS encoding lysozyme inhibitor LprI family protein is translated as MRYLMTIVMTLGIGLANVPTALADDCEANQTAMNACAGRDLANADADLNRQYQAQMAYLKTPARKLALKNAQIKWIAFREADCLYQVGKPEDSGSIWPLLHAQCMAALTLQRVEQLKAYGACRQAGCPD